One Candidatus Omnitrophota bacterium genomic region harbors:
- a CDS encoding sodium-dependent transporter: MAEKKEFNEFAGRESWGSKLGVILAVAGSAVGLGNFLRFPGVAVQNGGGAFMIPYFLSFVLLGIPICWAEWIMGRRAGRLSGLSSSPGIFGILCGNSRIRYVGALGLFVPIVIFMYYVYVESWCLAYAWFSISGALNLKESAVDNAYAVFFQEFTYSSDEPVAYFFTGLTVTYGFFLFTFLANFYLVYRGLSKGIEYFCRIAMPLLVIMAVIVVLRVVTLGTPNPAHPEQNVVNGLGFMWNPHWEQLKDPAVWIAACGQIFFSLSVGFGIIVTYASYLTKKDDVVLSGLTASATNEFCEVCLGGLMVIPAALIFLGTAQMAAVAEEGTFGLGFVVMPHIFDMMPGGVIFGACFYVLLFLAGITSSLSMLQPAIAFFEEGFGLNRRASVTILGLITFLGANAIIISHGLTVMDTVDTYTSNIGIPLLALFEVFVFIFMLKVSNGVKEASYGADMPLPKVFGFVITYITPLFLFALLGWWFYDAPGKPLREAKQAIVEVLPSDIAMDMDSIRRFEDLKTQLAGVLKQPMPPETLAKLQDQYDAVEKTIKNAPLQNITIFCMIVFFFMLILLQSLAWPRMQRQYRAYKKITVEQEE, encoded by the coding sequence ATGGCAGAGAAAAAGGAATTCAACGAATTCGCCGGACGCGAGAGTTGGGGCAGCAAACTCGGCGTCATTCTGGCAGTGGCGGGCAGCGCCGTCGGGTTGGGCAACTTTTTACGTTTCCCCGGAGTCGCCGTGCAAAATGGGGGCGGCGCTTTTATGATCCCCTATTTTCTTTCCTTCGTCCTTTTGGGAATTCCAATATGCTGGGCGGAGTGGATCATGGGCCGCCGCGCCGGAAGGCTTTCCGGTCTTTCCTCTTCTCCAGGCATTTTTGGCATACTCTGCGGCAATAGCCGCATTCGCTATGTCGGCGCGTTGGGACTCTTCGTCCCTATTGTTATTTTCATGTATTACGTCTATGTGGAATCGTGGTGCCTGGCCTATGCCTGGTTTTCCATATCCGGCGCGCTTAATCTCAAAGAGAGCGCCGTCGATAATGCCTACGCCGTTTTTTTTCAGGAATTCACCTACAGTTCGGATGAACCTGTCGCGTACTTTTTCACTGGTTTGACCGTCACGTATGGCTTTTTCCTTTTCACGTTCCTCGCCAATTTTTATTTGGTGTATCGGGGGCTTTCCAAAGGAATCGAGTATTTTTGCCGTATCGCTATGCCGCTTTTGGTCATCATGGCCGTTATCGTCGTTTTGCGAGTCGTCACGCTGGGAACGCCCAATCCGGCCCATCCCGAACAGAATGTCGTCAACGGTTTGGGCTTTATGTGGAATCCCCATTGGGAACAATTGAAAGATCCGGCGGTATGGATCGCCGCCTGCGGTCAGATATTCTTCTCGCTGTCGGTTGGTTTTGGCATCATCGTAACTTACGCCAGCTATCTGACGAAAAAAGACGACGTCGTGCTTTCCGGCCTCACCGCCAGCGCGACCAACGAATTTTGCGAGGTCTGCCTGGGCGGATTGATGGTCATTCCCGCTGCGTTGATTTTTTTAGGAACCGCCCAAATGGCGGCAGTAGCTGAAGAAGGGACCTTCGGCCTGGGATTCGTCGTCATGCCCCATATTTTCGACATGATGCCAGGTGGAGTAATATTCGGCGCTTGCTTCTATGTTCTGCTTTTCCTGGCGGGAATCACTTCTTCGCTCTCCATGCTGCAACCGGCCATCGCCTTTTTCGAAGAGGGATTTGGGCTTAACCGACGCGCATCCGTTACGATTCTCGGCTTGATAACCTTTCTCGGCGCGAATGCGATTATTATTTCTCACGGCTTAACGGTGATGGATACGGTGGATACGTATACGTCGAATATCGGAATTCCTCTCCTCGCGCTTTTCGAGGTTTTCGTTTTCATCTTCATGTTGAAAGTGTCCAACGGCGTGAAGGAGGCGTCCTATGGCGCCGATATGCCGCTGCCCAAAGTCTTTGGATTCGTTATTACCTACATTACGCCGCTGTTTCTCTTCGCCCTCCTCGGCTGGTGGTTTTACGATGCGCCGGGCAAGCCGTTGCGCGAAGCGAAGCAAGCGATCGTAGAAGTTCTTCCCTCCGATATTGCGATGGATATGGATTCCATCCGGCGATTTGAGGATTTGAAAACGCAACTGGCCGGCGTCTTGAAACAGCCAATGCCGCCGGAGACGTTGGCGAAGCTGCAGGATCAATACGACGCCGTCGAGAAAACCATCAAGAATGCGCCGTTGCAAAATATCACTATCTTTTGCATGATCGTGTTCTTTTTCATGCTCATCTTGCTGCAATCGTTGGCGTGGCCCCGCATGCAGCGGCAATATCGCGCTTATAAAAAGATAACCGTGGAACAGGAAGAGTGA
- a CDS encoding gamma carbonic anhydrase family protein, translating to MNIQNPMNLPLPESLAGGGLVIPFREKTPIIGENVFLAPNASIIGEVILGDNVSVWFGAALRGDIAAVEVGEGSNIQDNSVLHVGTGAPCIVGRYVVVGHLAILHACTVEDSCLIGMGAIVLDGAVIGNGSVIGAGTLVTQGTVIPPYSLVLGSPGKVIRELTEDERIKQSAFALKYVELAGEYRQEDRVTG from the coding sequence ATGAATATACAAAATCCCATGAATCTACCATTGCCCGAAAGCCTCGCCGGGGGTGGTTTGGTTATCCCTTTTCGAGAAAAAACGCCGATTATCGGAGAGAACGTTTTTCTGGCGCCCAACGCCTCGATTATCGGCGAGGTCATACTGGGCGATAACGTCAGCGTCTGGTTCGGAGCGGCGCTGCGCGGCGATATCGCGGCGGTGGAAGTGGGAGAAGGCAGCAATATCCAGGACAATAGCGTACTGCATGTGGGAACCGGCGCGCCTTGCATAGTAGGCCGCTATGTAGTCGTCGGCCACCTGGCGATTTTACACGCCTGCACCGTAGAAGACAGCTGCCTCATCGGCATGGGAGCGATCGTCCTGGACGGCGCCGTGATCGGGAACGGCTCGGTAATCGGCGCGGGAACGCTAGTAACGCAAGGAACTGTCATTCCGCCGTACAGCCTGGTACTCGGCTCGCCGGGAAAGGTAATACGCGAGTTGACGGAAGATGAACGCATAAAGCAATCCGCCTTCGCGCTGAAATATGTAGAATTAGCCGGAGAATACAGACAAGAAGACAGGGTAACTGGGTGA
- a CDS encoding alpha/beta hydrolase has product MASFRMLTRKYSFTILAAFALLWIGSYGFAQDAPPMPKGFESEEALKAALLMGQIKIIDAAHVTVPDTVEEIKDIEYGKVGDRSLQLDLYVPKNLTKPVPVIVFIHGGAWKSGKRSDMKFYTVDYAAKGYVTATISYRFTQEAIFPAAVQDAKCAIRWLRANAKKYHIDPDKIGVSGNSAGGHLSMMIGYSSDAPELEGNGGNPGVSSRVQAVVDFYGPVDMTTPFARKQGVLISFLGGKTYEEAPELYVKSSPMTYLTPDDPPTAIFHGTIDSVVPIDQADSLAKKLQELKIPYVYDRFEGWIHTMDLAEAVNVRCRYQMDKFFAKYLPVK; this is encoded by the coding sequence ATGGCTTCGTTTAGGATGTTGACTAGGAAATATTCGTTCACCATTCTCGCCGCATTCGCACTTCTCTGGATTGGATCGTACGGTTTCGCGCAAGATGCGCCGCCCATGCCGAAGGGTTTCGAAAGCGAAGAGGCGTTGAAGGCGGCGTTGTTAATGGGGCAAATTAAAATAATTGACGCCGCCCACGTTACGGTTCCCGACACGGTTGAAGAGATCAAGGATATCGAATACGGCAAAGTGGGCGACCGTTCGCTGCAATTGGACCTGTACGTGCCCAAAAATCTTACAAAACCGGTTCCAGTCATCGTTTTCATTCACGGCGGCGCCTGGAAAAGCGGCAAGCGCTCTGACATGAAATTCTACACTGTAGATTACGCCGCCAAGGGTTATGTTACGGCGACGATTTCCTATCGTTTTACGCAGGAAGCAATCTTCCCGGCGGCGGTTCAAGACGCCAAGTGCGCAATTCGTTGGCTGCGCGCCAACGCCAAGAAATACCATATCGATCCCGACAAGATCGGCGTCAGCGGCAATTCTGCAGGAGGCCATCTTTCGATGATGATTGGGTATTCTTCCGATGCGCCCGAATTGGAAGGGAATGGCGGCAATCCCGGCGTCAGCAGCCGGGTTCAAGCGGTGGTGGATTTTTACGGTCCGGTGGATATGACCACGCCCTTCGCCCGCAAACAGGGGGTTTTGATAAGCTTTCTGGGAGGAAAAACCTACGAGGAAGCGCCGGAACTGTACGTCAAATCCTCGCCGATGACCTATTTAACGCCAGACGATCCCCCAACCGCGATTTTTCATGGAACGATCGACAGCGTCGTCCCCATCGATCAGGCGGATAGTTTGGCGAAAAAGTTGCAGGAATTGAAAATCCCTTACGTCTATGACCGGTTCGAAGGTTGGATTCACACGATGGATTTGGCGGAAGCCGTCAACGTCCGCTGCCGATACCAGATGGACAAGTTTTTCGCTAAATATTTGCCGGTGAAATAA
- a CDS encoding prepilin-type N-terminal cleavage/methylation domain-containing protein → MSTRRRAFTLIELLIVVAIIGVLAAIAVPNFINAQTRAKVAKVKSDFKAIYTAQEMYYLDNNNYAPPFKLQALTSPLSYIANVPQDVFPPRHILKTGGGQGEAYAAVTWYRYVYGTPVGVKPVNYAGGNSGGGLRIALCADHYAYFEPFLLRGPAEAMAGQKDCSTQWLVKSFGTNVNMSALCGNNGDDCTFRYDPTNGLISIGDIAIFGPGGMTE, encoded by the coding sequence ATGTCAACCAGACGCAGAGCATTTACGCTCATCGAACTGCTAATCGTCGTCGCCATTATTGGAGTTTTGGCGGCCATCGCCGTCCCCAACTTCATCAACGCCCAGACGCGGGCGAAAGTGGCCAAGGTCAAATCGGATTTCAAGGCGATCTATACGGCCCAGGAGATGTATTATCTAGACAACAACAACTACGCTCCGCCCTTCAAATTGCAAGCGTTGACTTCGCCCCTTTCTTATATTGCGAACGTACCCCAGGACGTGTTTCCGCCGAGACATATCCTCAAAACCGGCGGGGGACAGGGCGAAGCTTACGCCGCCGTGACATGGTATCGTTACGTCTATGGAACGCCAGTGGGCGTGAAACCAGTGAATTATGCGGGTGGCAACAGTGGTGGCGGCCTCCGCATCGCTTTATGCGCCGACCATTACGCCTATTTTGAGCCGTTTCTGTTGAGAGGCCCCGCCGAGGCTATGGCCGGACAAAAGGATTGTTCTACGCAATGGCTCGTCAAATCGTTTGGAACCAATGTAAACATGAGTGCGCTCTGCGGCAATAACGGCGACGATTGCACCTTCCGCTACGATCCCACCAATGGCCTAATCAGCATCGGCGATATCGCCATCTTCGGTCCGGGTGGAATGACGGAGTAG
- a CDS encoding metalloregulator ArsR/SmtB family transcription factor yields MMNYPDPIKIFKALSDETRLRILCLLENQELSVNDIVEILDSSQSRISRHLTVLKEASFLDCRREGTWAYYRKTENAGTAPEMAQAWELAGKWAKERQEVKQDRKKLQELLQKKRKRSHRFYGKHAGRWDEIRATLCGEPVTYQALEALIPPSLTAADIGTGTGHLLLPLARLVKKVVGVDHSPEMLSVAREKAKAAGLNNIELREGEIDELPLKNEEVDAAFAGLVLHHAPDPAAAIAEMARIVKPGGIVAVIDLQSHNEEWMREELADAWLGFDEPTLERWFKKAGLKPVRWLEGLPPIGEDGKATARARLKSFIYYGRKKEDALE; encoded by the coding sequence ATGATGAACTATCCCGATCCCATCAAAATTTTTAAAGCTCTTTCCGACGAGACGCGGCTGCGCATCCTGTGCTTATTGGAAAATCAAGAACTGAGCGTCAACGATATCGTAGAGATATTGGATTCCTCCCAATCGCGAATTTCGCGCCATTTGACGGTATTGAAAGAAGCATCGTTCCTCGATTGCCGCCGGGAAGGGACTTGGGCCTATTACCGCAAGACGGAGAATGCCGGGACGGCCCCAGAAATGGCGCAAGCGTGGGAATTGGCGGGAAAATGGGCTAAGGAAAGACAAGAGGTCAAGCAAGACAGAAAGAAACTGCAAGAGCTTTTGCAGAAGAAACGCAAGCGCAGCCACCGGTTTTACGGCAAGCACGCGGGACGCTGGGATGAAATCCGCGCCACTTTGTGCGGCGAGCCAGTAACCTATCAGGCGTTGGAAGCGCTGATCCCGCCGTCGTTGACGGCGGCGGATATCGGCACGGGCACGGGACACCTGCTGCTGCCTTTGGCGCGGCTGGTGAAGAAGGTCGTCGGCGTGGATCACTCGCCTGAAATGCTGAGCGTAGCGCGGGAAAAAGCCAAGGCTGCCGGGCTGAACAACATCGAACTGCGTGAAGGCGAGATCGACGAATTGCCGTTGAAAAACGAAGAAGTGGACGCCGCCTTCGCGGGACTCGTGCTGCATCACGCTCCCGATCCCGCCGCCGCCATCGCCGAAATGGCGCGCATCGTCAAGCCGGGGGGAATCGTCGCCGTCATCGACCTGCAAAGCCATAACGAAGAATGGATGCGCGAAGAACTGGCCGACGCCTGGCTGGGCTTCGACGAACCCACTCTGGAACGCTGGTTCAAAAAAGCCGGCCTGAAGCCCGTCCGCTGGCTGGAAGGCCTGCCCCCTATCGGAGAAGACGGAAAAGCCACGGCGCGGGCAAGATTAAAGAGTTTTATTTATTATGGGAGGAAAAAGGAGGATGCTTTGGAGTAG